The following coding sequences are from one Canis lupus dingo isolate Sandy chromosome 21, ASM325472v2, whole genome shotgun sequence window:
- the LOC118351778 gene encoding peptidyl-prolyl cis-trans isomerase NIMA-interacting 4-like, producing MLLKGKSSSGKGGGKCGVASGSDSSDKKSQGSKSGGRYILYEKYGKIMEAMEKLKYRMRLNTVAAHYSEDKARQGGDLGWRTRGSTVGPFHEAAFALPVSGLDKPCVYRSSS from the coding sequence ATGCTGCTCAAAGGAAAAAGCAGTTCCGGTAAAGGAGGGGGAAAGTGTGGAGTTGCCTCTGGGAGTGACAGTTCTGACAAGAAGTCTCAGGGTTCCAAAAGTGGTGGCAGATACATTCTGTatgaaaaatatgggaaaatcaTGGAAGCTATGGAGAAGTTAAAGTATAGAATGAGATTAAATACAGTGGCTGCACATTATAGTGAAGATAAAGCCAGGCAAGGGGGTGACTTGGGTTGGAGGACCAGAGGTTCCACAGTGGGACCATTTCATGAAGCAGCATTTGCCTTGCCTGTAAGTGGGCTAGATAAGCCTTGTGTTTACAGATCCTCCAGTTAA